In Hyperolius riggenbachi isolate aHypRig1 chromosome 1, aHypRig1.pri, whole genome shotgun sequence, the genomic window agactctcattggaatctacagaaagcgtttagagactgtaatttctgcaaaaggaggatctactaaatattgatttcatttcttttttgtggtgcccaattttatgcaccagcctaattttgtttaaacaataatTGCACaccttctgtaaatccaataaacttaatttcacttctcaaatgtgtgtgtgtctcctatatgatatatttaactgacattgttatcgtaacaaccaaagatttatacaggaaaatcaggaagattaacaaggttgcccaaacttttgcatcccactgtatatagtatatatatatttaagtgTTGCATTATACTTGTCTATCTAATAACACTGTATGCAAATACTCTAAAGGTGACTACTTATGGTacaactagttgacctaagccaatTTATAAGCGGGCTATAGGGCTCTGTCATACTGCTGCATGTCGGTGCCCACgtccgcggactagcgacagttgcggcggagttgcggcggcgactgtcgccaggcgattgaagctttcaatcgcctggcgacatcagcgacgggcgacagttcggggtgcgcgcccgtgcgacgtcgcatactcacgggcgacctgtcgccgcaacacgcgcgcgccgcgtgttgcggcgacaattgtagcccgtgagtatgggccattagtctctgctcctaatgctttatttcttagctgtactacacaaccaattctttatatcataatttttttatcgcttcagtgtctctttaacccataATTTATGTGCATGATAGATGACAATCATGCCAAACTATTATCTTCTAGAAAGAAAGAGCAGAGAAATCCTTTATAGGAATTATGCTCTTCTAAGAAAAAGTTACTGGAGGCAGGAAAGACTAGAATAACTTCCAGACACAAATGCAAGCTGGAACTAGTTAAAGtttggtacacacatccagtttcgaTTGGCCAAATTTACCACCTCTGTAGCCTTCTACACATCAAGGTATTGCTGTTACCTGACAGAGATTGGGACTCCATCCCATAGCCAAATCTAACAGAAGCCTCCAGGTTACCAACGCGTCTGTTGgaaaggagggggcagagggacaaTGAGCAGTGCAGGATGGAGCAGTTTACCGCAGGGGAGAGGGGAGGGTTTGGGAGGTTGCGCGGGGAGAATAATGCCTCTGAGCTCGCTTGTGTTGCAGGGATCGCTAAAAATCCAGCATGTTGCATCTTTAGCAGATGTCAGGcagcctctgtacacacactggattaatTCACGATTAATGGTTCAACCCAGCATGTCAGCATGTATACGTAGCATATATAGTTTGAGGGCCAAGAGATTTTCAATacgatgaacagattgtgtaggcaagttCTCACACTACATGGGAGtggtaaaattgtatgtgtgtatgaggtTTTAGGCTGCCGTTATCACTAAAAACATTCTTGAATTCAATTTGCATATTCGAGAAGATATTCACataggtctcaattcactaagcttaactcattTTTTAATAGAGTTtcaagagttatcaccatggtgataaggcatgtagtattcgggaaacattttacctcagacaaacctaaagttaactcttctaagttaagatctctaaagttaactcttcaatccttaaaataactccagaattctaaagttaatggcctcaattcactaagatcatgttggagataataaggcaagagaaaacttacctccacacagtaagagagttatcttctctcttcattccttacattggcctcaaatcactaagcttatctcctgtctttaataactcttctagagttgttaccatggtgataaggcatgtagtattcaggaaacattttacctcaggcaaacctaaagttaactcttctgtctttaagttacctctttaatccttaaaataactccagagttaaaggcaggctgttcattaactgcatgtgaaaataactacagaggaggtaaattaactacagaggcggtaaattaactacagaagaggtaacgttttctcttgccttattatctccagcatgatcttagtgaattgaggccattacctcttctgtagttaatttacctcctctgtagttaagttacctcctctgtagttattttcacacgcagttaatgaacagcctgtctttaactctggagttattttaaggattaaagatttTAAGgatacagaagagttaactttaggtttgcctgaggtaaaatgtttcctgaatactccatgccttatcaccatggtaaaggtccgtacacacgccggactttaggcaacgacgggtccgtcgttgcctcccgctgggtgggcgtgccagcgacagtccggcgtgtgtacgctctgtcgtcagactgatacggctgttcctgagcgatccgccggccgccgttgcctaaagtccggcgtgtgtacggaccttaataaAGCAaaatggatgtgtggtggtaagttttatcttgccttatctccagcatgatcttagtgaattgaggccaatgtcttgtaTTACACAAACAACATTGATTGGAGTTATAAATAGCATTtgtttattagaaaaataaaatatacattcaCATTGTATTTTATGgagtaaacaaaaaacaaagcaatACAAATTTCCAGTTGGATAAGgcacaaatgcatttttttaaaatatatttgatctttacaaaaaaaaaaaaaaaggtataaattTACTAGTTACTTTGTAGAAAAGAAGGTGCATTCATTTGGTTAAACAAATAGGAGCACTATTAATTGCAGTCAAAGCATCCAGTGGTATTCTAGTCCCATAACATGGCCAGGTCACCGAGTACAAGCACTGGAAGATGACAGAAGCACACAAAAAGGAATGTGCCACCCAGATAGGTGAGTGTCAGTACTCTCTGCTAATACTCTACAGTGGCTCTGGGGGAGCAATATATCTGGGGGGAGCCCTGGGGGGTACTGTCACTAGCAGTAGGCCCCCGGCATGGATATAGCGACACTAGTGCCCCCTTTCAACCACCAAATTTACCATCCTGTTTGATCAGTAATATTGCATGATTTTGATCAGAAATCAAAATGATGATCAGGCGGCATGTTGTGACATCAGTCTttggcagatttgatcatagTCATGGATCTAGTCAGGGTATAGCTGCTTCTGCTTGCTTTTAAAATCATAACCAATACTCCTAAGCAGTCAGTATCCAGGACATGACTGCAATTTCTAAAGCTAAGTACAAACACAAGAACTGTCGCCTTTCGGGGATCGAGAAACAATCCCTCGGATGACAATTTGtagaacaatggcctcaattcactaagcttatctcctgtcttcaaCCTCCCTAGCAATCTAGACGAGTTGAGCTcatccagagacgctagagggcaccgctcaggccctggtgtcccgattttgataattttttttcaaacactttaGCCAccaatccgccgctacccgacgcgaaagaggacccgccccccgcagaccccatgcgcagcctggccaatagccgccaggctgcgcttcggggtggatcgggagtccgtgtgacgtcgatgacgtcactccattcgttgccatggcgacgggggaagccctaaaggaaatcccgttcagaacgggatttccttatgagcgtaatcgccggcggcgatcggaagggtgggagggagcaggaaggggagaatcatgtagctagcgctaggctagctacatgatataaaaaaaaaaaatttaaaaatgggcgaaaaaaaccctcccgcggccgtttgatcagaacgcccagcaggttaataactcttctgtgctgtttctacagttatcaccatggtgataactatagaaacagctcagaagagttattaaagacaggagacaagcttagtgaattgaggcctatgttgtATAAACATATCCCTAGCCTTGAGCTGTGGAGAGGGCGTAGTGGGACGACGATCAGCAGACGATGGAACAGCTTTCATCAGAATGGCTTGCTCAGCCATCGGGGGTCATAAAGAATCAAACAGGACAGATATTTATTGATGCCCGATGCCAGAGCAATATTGGTCAGCAGCCGCTGTACACGCATAACGTTCGACGGCTGAAACAGTCGTCGGCCATTTCAGATGACGgattattgcatgtgtgtacgtagctttagaccCCTTAATACAGCACCGCAAATACAGTAGGCCCTGTTCCCACTGCACGTCTTGCAAACATTGTATGCTGCATTGTTTGGTGCTACATCATTCCATACAGTTTGAGGCACACAAAAAAATGCCTAGCAAGCCCATAGGAAACACATTTTGAACTTGAAAGAAACATTCAAATGTTTAGGCTGAATTTCCACTAAGTCTGGgtgtggtttttttgtgtgtacaAAGGGTTACAGACAATGCTCACATTTGTGTGCGATGTAATGCTCATGATTAGCTGTGCATTATTCTTTAATGGACAAATGTACAGGGtcccaaaaaaaaaagcagcaacaaATATATAGATTAGGTGTTCTTACTGTTCTGAAAAACTGTTCCATGAAAGTGACTTAGAAAGCAAAATAAACAAGAGGGGGAGggcaaaatggcagcctccacatctctccagCGACAAACATCAATAGCAAATTGCACCTTCTAATAAACAATAATTACTTACAATAAAATGCAGCGGAAGCAGCTGAAGAAAAACATATTAAGCATTACATTTTCCACAAAATAGCTACtatggttgattttttttttcattattataatAAGTACATCTCTCTGAACCTTCATATTATCAtatcaatatttacaaaaaagatcatataaaatatgcccataaaaaacacatcaATGTTAAAAACAGTGCACATTCATAAAGATTGGTTCCTTCATTTCAGTATTTTGGCAACAAATGTTTTTATTAGGCTACATTTAAACTGACAGTTCTAAAAAAGCCTGGAAAAACGCATTTTGTAAGTTTGCTGTCAAAGGTTTTGAgagcagttaaaggggcactatagcgaaaaattgtaaaatatgtgtaaacatatacaagtaagaagtacatttttttctagagtaaaatgagccataaatgacttttctcctatgttgctgtcacttacagtaggtagtagaaatctgacagaagctacaggttttggactagtccatctcttcatgggggaatctccgggatttatttattttcaaaagcacttagtaaatggcagttgctctgtccaactgaaaaaaaaactgtgaagggagcagggaagctggtcagcatcataactttaaatccttttagggaatatctttataaagaataaaagccttgctgagaatcccctatgaagagatggactagtccaaaacctgtcgcttctgtcagatttgtactacctactgtaagtgacagcaacataggagaaaagtgtatttgaatgggatggaacacaccagagcgatgtgattttttaccAAACCCAAACacgtgtcctgcagcatttctgaggagaTTAAGCCTCAAAGTATAGGAATgtggaaaattgctctaaaaaaatGCTAGAACAGCGATTttccaagtttttttttgtttgtttgtttgtttgtttttttacaataacTGTATACTTCCagctttactgtaaaaaaaataagaaatagctACACCAAAAAACTCCAAAAATCACTTGCCATAACTGGACAATCGCTAGAATATCACTTCTAAAAAcgctgagcatttgcgattacgtTAGCGCTTTTAGGTTTACACCGGCCCATACTTTTGAATGCTtaaaggtacacaccatacaattttctgttatagatgttctgtaatgctgggaatacacggttcgttttgtagctgattcgatggttcgatagatcatttccgacatgttcgatctccTTTTCGattattttgccgctcgatttctgataaaagtgaatgaaaaaagataagaaaaaatgaGAGTAAGATAAGTATCGAGAGCtgaaatcgagtggcaaaaacgatcgagagcagaaacgcacggcagaaacaaaccgtgtattcccagcataagatttagctgtcagatagataatttccaacatgttggaaattatctatctaataatctatctgcctagcaattaggcattgttctactcagcaggagataaccagaagacatctacacgatacaattctttgtgcaattcgattacgattctatttacgatctgattaaatccgacatgtccgatcgggattcgatccgatttgccattgttttgcaatgtcggatcggacatgtcggatttaattggatcgtaaatctaATTGTAagagaatcgcacaaagaatcgtatcgtgtagattggtctTAACAGAaagatctaacagaaaattgtatggtgtgtactaggcataacacactgcctctgcctgtttaggGCTGTTAGACGCCAAGATTTACCACCATCTAAActaaagctgaccatacaccaaggctggatccacacttgtCTAACAATTGTGCggcattgctgtcaattgtttttctgcatgtgaataaacgcattcaagtgtgaactagcccactgATTAATATTGGTTCTCAAGTTtccctgtgcagaaaatgcacagaaaagctGACGAGTGTGGACAGGGCCTAAACAATTTTTTGACCAACTGGACATTCGATTAGGCAATAATGTGTAAAAACTGAGGtggatttaaagtaaacctgggagGTTTGCAGTGCCCCTAAATGAATATttactttgggagggggaagcctttgggtcCTCTACAGGCTTCCCTCGTTCTCCATCAACTCTATTCAGTGCTGAGACCCCTGAAGTGCGGCAGCactgagcctgtgcagtagcactgacCTACTCGGGCTCCGGCAGAAGAAGCAAAGCCTAATCAGgttcatgctactgtgcaggcagctAGCACTAACCCCATCAGGCTCAGCTTTTACCCAAGAAACTGAGCGGGTCCGTGCTAGTGCACATGCTATCAACAAGCAATTTTTCAGGGGGTCCCAGTGTTGGTGGAGGACGATGCAGAAAGTCTCTCcaggatccagtggcttccctctcCAGAGGGGAGTAACCCATAGGGGCacattttttccctacaggtacacttcaaggacaaagaggttgccatattaatttccttttaagcaataccagttacctggcagttccgctgatcctttgcctctaatacatctagccaaagaccctgaacaagcatgcagcaggttttTCTgaaattgtcagaactgacaagattagttggatgcttgtttctggtgttattcagatactactgcagctaaaaagaacagggctgccaggcaactggtattgtttaaaaggaaataaatatggcagcctccatagtcttcacatttctgttgtcctttaaagtatttACGATCGATATTATGATTGAATCGATTAACCGCAGTATTAGTTCTTGTTTGGACGTAATGTCAATCATAATTCTTATGCAACAGTGTATTGTTGAGACACACTGCTGAGTAGTGCAGTCTGAGAAGTGTGCCTGTAAGTACAGTCTATGCACATTCTCATGTCTCTGCATATTGCACACTGATAAGTGTTGCTGTAATGAGGTTAGCAAAGTATTgcagggtacacacaatgcaatttcccctcTGATTGACTGGTaattgacaggaagttgcatcatgtgtacatttctaaactgctcctgatcaataatTTAATCAATTTTCCAGAACATGATAGAAATAATCATCTGATCCCCAATGATCGGATGGGAAATAGCATCATCTGCACCCAGCATTACAGCGTGCTCAGGCCCTTATTGTAAACATAGCCTTGTGCAAATGAACAGTAGCAGAGATTGGTCTTGAAACTCTACAGTAGATCAGAGTCACAGGGTAGAGAGCTCAGTTGGCTGCCAGGTCTGCTGTAGTTTTTAGGGTGTTCTCCAGCCGTCACATCCATGGGGTTGGTGTAAGATCTAGAATTGGTGTAAGATCTAGGGTTGGATATCACTGACTTAGCTCTTCTGTCTCCAGACTCAGGTTGGTAGTGATGGTAGTTATCATTGTGGATGCTGTATCCAACATCATTGGGATACCGGTCCTTCTTATAATCACTTTGGATGCTATAGACTTTGCCAGCATTACCATTTTTGTCAGAGGTCTGTTTGTTGCTGTAGTACATGGAAGATGTTGACTTTcctttatttttaatacatttcttgCATGGGGGCACAAAGGAGAGCATGAGTGAAAACCCTCCTATTATCTCCATGCAGCTTCCCAGGTATCCCAGTACCAAGCAGTAGCCAACATATATGGCGGTCGCGGTGGAGTCTGTGGTCACCAGGCTGTACATGTTATAGTTGTAGTAAGAGATGGGGATTAGGCAGAGGAGTCCTGAGATAAAGATCACGATGCCTCCAATCCCAGCGATAATAAAGTGTGGCATTTCCTCCCAGCAGCGCACACCCCAGCTAGCCAACGCGATGCCCACGGCAGTGACAACCAGCGAAGCGATCATCATGCCCCGGGCAACTTGCACCACTTGTGTGCTGAAGTACGCGGTGTCGCTCTGCCCGCACAGCTGATTCTGGTTGGTGTTGGCACTGCCACTGGATACTTGGCAGATGTCCCAGAGACCCTGGTGGTTCTCCACGTCACTGGGCTTTAGGTTCAGCCCCGTCAGTATCCGCCAAGCCGGGGCCACAGTAGATGTGAGATCCAGCACTAGTCCACACGGGGCCAGCACCATGCCGATGATCATCACTGTAGGAGTCCGCATGATACACAGCTATTCCCCGTATAACTCAGTGGAAATATGGCACCGAGTGTCCAGAACAATTACACAATCCTTAGTACGTGCGGAGGAAGTCAGGGCGGCACTCACGCTGCCAGCGCTGCACAGAATAGAGCTGCTGCTGTAAAGAGTCCGCACATAGCAGCCGCAGGCAACAGGTAGCGCAGCCTGAAGGTAGTCAGGAATGTTGTTCCACGCCGCCTGTCAGGTGACTCAGCCTTCCTATCAGCTGGATGAAAAGTTCACATTAGTCTCGACTAAAAGTGCATAAGTGGCTGCTGATATGATAACCTCCGTCTTGATGTTCCTTTGCACCCAAATTCTTCTTTAAATCCAGCGAAACCACTCGAACAGGCTTGACAGAAACTGCATTGTGTAGGAAAGGGTGGAGCCCCCGAGCACAACAATCCCACAAATGTTTAGTGAGAGGAGGAGCTAGTGCTGGCAGAGC contains:
- the CLDN23 gene encoding claudin-23; the protein is MRTPTVMIIGMVLAPCGLVLDLTSTVAPAWRILTGLNLKPSDVENHQGLWDICQVSSGSANTNQNQLCGQSDTAYFSTQVVQVARGMMIASLVVTAVGIALASWGVRCWEEMPHFIIAGIGGIVIFISGLLCLIPISYYNYNMYSLVTTDSTATAIYVGYCLVLGYLGSCMEIIGGFSLMLSFVPPCKKCIKNKGKSTSSMYYSNKQTSDKNGNAGKVYSIQSDYKKDRYPNDVGYSIHNDNYHHYQPESGDRRAKSVISNPRSYTNSRSYTNPMDVTAGEHPKNYSRPGSQLSSLPCDSDLL